In one Silene latifolia isolate original U9 population chromosome 10, ASM4854445v1, whole genome shotgun sequence genomic region, the following are encoded:
- the LOC141608186 gene encoding uncharacterized protein LOC141608186 — MGRIGMETMEVLAEEDLREAVCLLALDVGKWAIRLLIAEFLWEVKEGNESASASQSGAKSSGKLFMMGKEAAEEDAHVVTGTFLVNSEPTFVLFDSGATHSFISSKHARTVNLKEYDEIKDLVDIPSGDSIPCSRVYRDVLVKIREAIFLTSLIEFPLGGFEVILGMDWLSKYKAFIDCHQKKVTLSGPKGIKVSYKGFVVKPKIKLISTVTLKSCLRKRGELILCHVRDTREEVPGAASIPVVQDFQDVFPDEISGLPPQRDIDFGIDLKPRAGPISKAPYRMGPKELEELKK, encoded by the exons ATGGGCAGAATTGGAATGGAAACCATGGAGGTTTTGGCAGAGGAGGATCTTCGGGAGGCGGTGTGCTTACTTGCTTTAGATGTTGGAAAGTGGGCCATAAGATTGCTGATTGCAGAGTTCTTGTGGGAAGTCAAGGAAGGG AATGAGTCAGCATCAGCTAGCCAGAGTGGAGCTAAGAGTAGTGGGAAATTATTTATGATGGGAAAGGAAGCTGCTGAGGAGGATGCTCATGTTGTCacgggtacatttcttgttaattctgAGCCTACcttcgttttgtttgattcgggagctacCCACTCTTTTATTTCAAGTAAGCATGCTAGGACTGTAAACTTGAAAGAATATGATGAGATAAAAGACCTAGTTGATATACCTTCGGGGGATTCCATACCTTGTAGTCGTGTGTATAGAGATGTGTTAGTTAAAATTAGGGAAGCTATCTTTTTGACCAGTTTAATTGAATTTCCCTTGGGTGGTTTCGAGGTAATTTTAGGGATGGACTGGTTGAGTAAATATAAAGCCTttatagattgtcaccaaaagaaagtAACCTTGAGTGGACCTAAGGGAATAAAAGTGTCTTACAAGGGATTTGTAGTTAAACCAAAAATAAAACTTATCTCAACAGTTACCTTAAAATCTTGTTTGAGGAAGAGAGGTgagttgatcttgtgtcatgtgaggGACACGCGAGAGGAGGTGCCTGGTGCGGCATCTATACCTGTAGTGCAAGACTTTCAAGATGTGTTTCCAGATGAGATTTCAGGGTTACCACCTCAGAGGGATATTGATTTTGGCATTGACTTAAAACCTAGGGCGGGACCAATTTCTAAAGCACCTTATAGGATGGGACCTAAAGAGTTGGAGGAGCTTAAAAAGTAG